The following are encoded together in the Conger conger chromosome 11, fConCon1.1, whole genome shotgun sequence genome:
- the lysmd3 gene encoding lysM and putative peptidoglycan-binding domain-containing protein 3 codes for MTGRNQQYGFQSATTVQPANGGHAYIFGNSVVGENEFSEEDSDSYELRPRGRERLRRSTSRDRMDDIIYLLRDIKEGDTLNGIALQYFCSVADIKRANNLLTDQDFFALRSLKIPVKRFSVLTESHRPAGTRPPGSARAQPPGGAAAAAEPSPSSSPSTDSAGTFLQEKDRDIELLVRAAAPPSSSSTGGLSEVVSSLNLQELPGDPERRPAPRKDPYYGADWGMRWWTAVAIMLVVGIVTPVFYLLYYEVLMKADVSHHSTTEYMRPAPAQPANLQGGAGPNPNPPPADNPLPDSMRHRVPKHRDSVPKDWKT; via the exons ATGACTGGTAGGAACCAGCAATATGGTTTCCAGTCTGCTACAACGGTGCAGCCGGCCAACGGAGGACACGCATACATTTTTGGGAACAGTGTGGTCGGGGAAAATGAGTTTTCCGAGGAGGACAGCGACTCCTACGAGCTGCGgccgagagggagggagaggctcCGCAGGTCTACCTCCAGGGACAGGATGGATGACATCATCTACCTGCTCAGAGACATCAAGGAAGGGGACACATTAAACGGCATTGCTCTCCAGTATTTCTGCTCG GTTGCCGACATAAAGAGGGCCAACAACCTGCTGACGGACCAGGACTTCTTTGCGCTGAGATCCCTGAAGATCCCCGTGAAGCGGTTCAGCGTGCTGACGGAGTCTCACAGGCCCGCGGGCACTCGTCCGCCAGGCAGCGCACGGGCAcagccaccagggggagccGCTGCGGCCGCGGAGCCGTCTCCGTCCTCTTCCCCGTCCACCGACAGTGCCGGAACCTTCCTGCAGGAGAAGGACCGGGACATCGAGCTCCTGGTGCGGGCGGCcgcgcccccctcctcctcctccacgggAGGCCTGAGCGAGGTGGTCTCCTCCCTGAACCTCCAGGAGCTACCGGGGGACCCCGAGCGCAGGCCGGCCCCCCGGAAGGACCCCTACTACGGGGCGGACTGGGGCATGAGGTGGTGGACAGCGGTGGCTATCATGCTGGTGGTGGGCATCGTCACCCCGGTCTTCTATCTCCTGTACTACGAGGTGTTGATGAAAGCTGACGTCAGCCACCACTCCACCACCGAGTACATGAGGCCCGCCCCCGCCCAGCCAGCCAATctacagggaggggcggggccgaACCCGAACCCGCCCCCTGCAGACAATCCGCTTCCTGACTCGATGCGACACCGTGTGCCCAAGCATAGAGACTCCGTTCCTAAGGACTGGAAAACATAG